GCAGCAGTTTCCCAGATCGCCTGCCAGACCAGCCAGCCTCGTGCAAACCGGGTTATGAACGTTTCACGATGGCGGCGGCCCAGCACGGCCTCGAAAATCGCCAGCGCTTCTTCGTAGTAGCGGCGGGCGGTGGGGTAGTCGCCTTCTTCCTGTGCAAGATTGCCCAGTGCGTGCAGGGTGACGGCGGTCTCACGATGGCGGCGGCCCAGCACGTCGTCCTTAATCGCCAGCGCTTCTTCGTAGTAGCGGCGGGCGGTGGGGTAGTCGCCTGCGGCTTGCGCGACCTTCCCCAGTTCGTGCAGGGTGACGGCGGTCTCACGATGGCGGCGGCCCAGCACGGCCTCGAAAATCGCCAGCGCTTCTTCGTAGTAGCGGCGGGCGGTGGGGTAGTCGCCTTCTTCCTGTGCAAGATTGCCCAGTGCGTGCAGGGTGACGGCGGTCTCACGATGGCGGCGGCCCAGCACGGCCTCGAAAATCGCCAGCGCTTCTTCGTAGTAGCGGCGGGCGGTGGGGTAGTCGCCTTCTTCCTGTGCAAGATTGCCCAGTGCGTGCAGGGTGACGGCGGTCTCACGATGGCGGCGGCCCAGCACGGCCTCGGTAATTTCCAAATCTTCCAGGAAGTAGCGGCGGGCGGTGGGGTAGTCGCCTGCGGCTTGCGCGACCTTCCCCAGTTCGTGCAGGGTGACGGCGGTCTCACGATGGCGGCGGCCCAGCACGGCCTCGGTAATTTCCAAATCTTCCAGGAAGTAGCGGCGGGCGGTGGGGTAGTCGCCTGCGGCTTGCGCGACCTTCCCCAGTTCGTGCAGGGTGACGGCGGTCTCACGATGGCGGCGGCCCAGCACGGCCTCGGTAATTTCCAAATCTTCCAGGAAGTAGCGGCGGGCGGTGGGGTAGTCGCCTGCGGCTTGCGCGACCTTCCCCAGTTCGTGCAGGGTGACGGCGGTCTCACGATGGCGGCGGCCCAGCACGGCCTCGGTAATTTCCAAATCTTCCAGGAAGTAGCGGCGGGCGGTGGGGTAGTCGCCTGCGGCTTGCGCGACCTTCCCCAGTGCGTGCAGGGTGACGGCGGTCTCACGATGGCGGCGGCCCAGCACGGCCTCGGTAATTTCCAAATCTTCCAGGAAGTAGCGGCGGGCGGTGGGGTAGTCGCCTGCGGCTTGCGCGACCTTCCCCAGTTCGTGCAGGGTGACGGCGGTGGAGCGATGGCGGCGGCCCAGCACGTCGTCCTTAATCGCCAGCGCTTCTTCGTAGTAGCGGCGGGCGGTGGGGTAGTCGCCTGCGGCTTGCGCGACCTTCCCCAGTGCGTGCAGGGTGACGGCGGTCTCACGATGGCGGCGGCCCAGCACGTCGTCCTTAATCGCCAGCGCTTCTTCGTAGTAGCGGCGGGCGGTGGGGTAGTCGCCTGCGGCTTGCGCGACCTTCCCCAGTGCGTGCAGGGTGACGGCGGTCTCACGATGGCGGCGGCCCAGCACGTCGTCCTTAATCGCCAGCGCTTCTTCGTAGTAGCGGCGGGCGGTGGGGTAGTCGCCTGCGGCTTGCGCGACCTTCCCCAGTGCGTGCAGGGTGACGGCGGTCTCACGATGGCGGCGGCCCAGCACGTCGTCCTTAATCGCCAGCGCTTCTTCGTAGTAGCGGCGGGCGGTGGGGTAGTCGCCTGCGGCTTGCGCGACCTTCCCCAGTGCGTGCAGGGTGACGGCGGTCTCACGATGGCGGCGGCCCAGCACGTCGTCCTTAATCGCCAGCGCTTCTTCGTAGTAGCGGCGGGCGGTGGGGTAGTCGCCTGCGGCTTGCGCGACCTTCCCCAGTGCGTGCAGGGTGACGGCGGTCTCACGATGGCGGCGGCCCAGCACGTCGTCCTTAATCGCCAGCGCTTCTTCGTAGTAGCAGCGGGCGGTGGGGTAGTCGCCTGCGGCTTGCGCGACCTTCCCCAGTGCGTGCAGGGTGACGGCGGTGGAGCGATGGCGGCGGCCCAGCACGGCCTCGGTAATTTCCAAATCTTCCAGGAAGTAGCGGCGGGCGGTGGGGTAGTCGCCTTCTTCCTGTGCAAGATTGCCCAGTGCGTGCAGGGTGACGGCGGTGGAGCGATGGCGGCGGCCCAGCACGTCGTCCTTAATCGCCAGCGCTTCTTCGTAGTAGCGGCGGGCGGTGGGGTAGTCGCCTGCGGCTTGCGCGACCTTCCCCAGTTCGTGCAGGGTGACGGCGGTCTCACGATGGCGGCGGCCCAGCACGTCGTCCTTAATCGCCAGCGCTTCTTCGTAGTAGCGGCGGGCGGTGGGGTAGTCGCCTGCGGCTTGCGCGACCTTCCCCAGTTCGTGCAGGGTGACGGCGGTCTCACGATGGCGGCGGCCCAGCACGTCGTCCTTAATCGCCAGCGCTTCTTCGTAGTAGCAGCGGGCAGTGGGGTAGTTGTCGTCGGCGTACATGACCAGGCCGGCAGCGTGGAACAGGGCAGCACTGTCGGCATCGCGCCCTGCCATCTGTGCGTCGAGTAGCCGGCGGATATGATCGCGAAAGGGTGGTGCCGACAATTCCCATTCATCATCGAGGCGCTGGATCGTCTGCGCCAATCCCTGCGCTGCCCGCCGCCAGTCGGCAGCGCAATCGGGGCTGACACTGCGGGCGTAGGCGCCTAACAGCCGGTGGAGACGGTAACCGTCTGCGGATCGCTCGATCAACCCCAGCTCGCGCAGGCGCTGAAGGGCCTGTGTCCCCTGTTCGCACCTGTCTTCATCGGCAGGATCAATCGCGGCTGCCCGCATCAGCACTTCTTCGAGGATTGGTTCCGGCGCAAGCTGGGCGGCTGCCAGCCAGATGGTTCTGGCCAGACTGTCGATGGGATCATCACCCAGGCGCTGATAGCTCAGGGCGAAGGCAGCGACAATACTTGCCCGCTCGGCCTGGGGTAGCCCTTCGCTCAGTTCCTGGTTCAACGATTGGTGCCTGATACTTTCGCTCCGCAGTAGCTCACGATACCTGGTCAGGGTCACGCTGCTTTTCGCCAGATACCCGCCGGCCAGGGTCAGGGCCAGGGGCAGTCCACCCAGTTCTTGAATGATGGCCTGGGCAGCCTTTGCTTCAGCCGGGTCGGCCAGTAGTTGATCAATGGTACAGCCGCGATCTGCGGCGCGCGGGCGCAGCAGTAACGCTTGACTGGCTGCATCGGAGAGGGTGTTAAGGGAGAACGTTCGTACACCGCTGGTAGTTGCCCAGGTCTGGCGACGAGTGGTGATCAGCAGCCGGCTACCACCGCCGCGTGGACGCCATTGGTGCAGTAATGCCGGGTCTTCCAGGTTGTCGAAGATAATCAAACGGCACCCTGGCTGCTCCCAGATCGTCCGTACCAGTTCGGCCCGCTGGTGCAGGCTCAGCCGCTCAGTGTTGCGCGTCCCACCGTCGAAATCCGTACTCTGGCGACTCGATAGTTCGCTCTGGTCATCGTCGAAGAGTTGCAACCCGCGTGTCCCGCCACACGCCGCTATCTGAGCCTCGATGGTGTCAGGGCGCTCCATCGTGAGCCAGAAGATGCCATCAGGAAAGTGATGACGATAGCGATGCACAAACTCAATCGCCAGCCGGGTTTTACCGATGCCGCCGATGCCGGTAATCGCGGGTAGCAGCGCGACATCACCGGCATCGGCGCCGATCAGCATAGCGGCCAGGCGCTGAAGTTCTTCCTCGCGACCGACAAAGTCAGCGTCGGGCAGCGGAACGTGGGGAATCACAAACGGCTGATGGTTGGGGGTACGCACACGGGCGCGATCAGGGTAGTACGCCAGCACCACTCCCTCTGAACGGTCAAATCCGTACTCGCCTGGTTGATAGTCGGCCAGTTCACGCTGGAGCAGCGCGTGCAGGCTTTGCCAGGTCACCCGGCCATCTTCGAGCACGGCAGCCCCGCGCAGGCCATGAAGCAGGGCGGCGCTGTAGCAGGTCGCACCATCGCGTTCGTAGGCTTTTTGCCAGGGGCTGACAGCAGCCAGGGTTTTGCGCATTGAGCTGACGACACCCCGGTTGGTGTCGGGAGCTTGAATATCTAACGCCTGGGCCAGGCGTCGGCGCAGATTGGCTACGACCGGATCGGGGGCGGCATCGCCGACCGCACCGGCGTAGCAACAGTCGAGCACGATCAGCAGCCGGTCGGGAGTGTGATGGCGCAGCACCTTCTCTTGCAGCCACTCCATTGAGAGGTGCGCGTGCGGATCGTCACGCGCATCGTCGGTGCGGAAATTGGAGGTGACCAGGTATACGTCGCTGTGGCCGTGGTGGTCGGTGACATACCGCCCGTGGCCGATAAAATAGATCAGTAACGTGCCGTGCTGACCGGCGGCCCGCCGTGCGTCAAAGATGGCCCTACGCACGGCATCGGTGGTGGCGGCTTCGCCGAGTAACGGCCCACCACCGTGCAGGGTGAAATTGCACACCGATGAGGCCAGCATATCGGCAACCTGACGCGCCGTCTCCTCGGCGTAGCGGAGCGGCGCCAGCCCCGTTTCCGGGCCACCATTGACACCAATCACCAGCGCAATCTTCGGTTGCAGATCACTCATGGTAAGTCCGTGATGTCAGCCAGATCGTTCGGCGATGTCAGTTTCTCTGTGAGTGGCGGAGAAACATGTTCATTATAGCCAATTGTTAAGTACCTGTCACCCGTAGCGCGGCATAGATTTCCGGGTAAGTTCTGACTGGAACCTGTTGCAAAAAATAGCTCCTGGAAGTTATCTCATTCATTCCTGACCAACGCTATGAGCATGATGAACGACACCGAATCCTTGTGACAGCCGGGTCTACGGTGTACCACGCGCCCGGCACGAAGGACGGCTGCTGCGGCAGCATGGCTGCTGCACTCCATACCGAGCGACACGCGCAAGACGTGCGTGTTACAGCATCTGCAAAATCTGCAAAACGTCGCACTCCATACCGCGTACCACGTGCCCGGCACGAAGGACGGCTGTTGCGGCAGCCATGCTGCCGCACTCCATACCACGCGACACGCGCATAACGAGCGGGCAAGGCAACCAATTCGGCGGTGATGGCACTGGAGATGGTTGTCAGCCATCCGCGCTGCCTACCGGCAGTCTGGAAGAGGGTAGCAACGCAGGTTATGTCTATCCTCTGTATTCTCCGTGCCTCTGTGGTGACAAAGGTAGCAACCTGGGTATGCAATACGTTCTCATCAGGCTACGCTGCCGTCTTCGGTTTCGCGTTGGGCACGAAACGGGCCAGAATGATGCCCACTTCGTAGAGGAGATACATAGGCAAGGCCAGCAGCATCAGGTTCACCGGATCACCGGTTGGGGTAATAAAGGCCGCAATAATAATCACAATCACCAGCGCATATCGGCGGTACCCGGCCAATTGGCGGGCGGTGGTCACGTTCAGATAGGCCAGCACATAGATGATGATCGGCAATTCAAACACGATCCCGTTGATCAACAGCAGCATCGAGACCGTCTCCAAAAAGTCGGATAGGGTCGGCTGGGTCTGGATCAATGGCGAATCGGAAAAACCGATCAGGAATTGCAGCGCAACCGGTGTGGTAACGAACCAGCCGAAGGCGATCCCGGCCAGGAAGAAGAGGGTAACAAAGGGGAGTGCGCGATAGATCAGGCGGCGCTCGCTGTCGGTAAGGCCGGGGATAATGAAGGCCAGAATCTGATAGACAATCACCGGCATGGCCAGAATCACTCCCACCAGCAAAGCTACCTTCATGTAGCTGGTAAACTGCTCGGTAGTACCGACCGACTGAATCGGGGCAAACCGGTCGTTGATCGGGGCAAAGGTCAGGATCAGGATGTCAATCAGCTTAATCGGCCCCTGTGGCCAGACAGCGACAAAGCCCAGCACCATCCCGATCAGCACGGCAATACCAGACTTAATCAGCCGGCTCCGCAGCTCGATCAGGTGCTCAACCAGGGTCATTGAGGCATCGTCGGCCCGATTAGCTCTTGCCGGTCGTGTGGTCATGAGGTTACCGTCTCCTCTGTTGCAGGTGATGCAGGTATCTGCGGTTGCCAGTGTTCATCAAGCAAACCACGAGCCTGTAACTGAAAGACAATGGCCTGCAATTCAGCCGCCAGACTGTTCAGCCGGTTGAGCAGGTTATGCAGTTCATCGGCAGAGACAGATACCGGCGCAGTACCGTTTGGGTCGAGAAAAGGCACCTCTTGCGCCGGAGCGTGATCCGCTGTCGTGGACAGCACCGGCTGCTCCTGGGGCGCAGGCGATGGCGTTGCAGAGGTTGTCCCCGCCTCAGCCGGTGCAGGTGCCGGTTCAGCAAGCAAGGCACGGTCTTCCTCAGTAATCGTTTGCACCACCGCCGAGGCTGATGGCGAGGCTGCCATCGGTGTCGCTGCGGGCACAATTGGCTGGGCCGGCGGGCGAATCACCGGTCTGGCAGTGGTTGCGGCGTCATCGAGCACACTTTGTGCCTGTTGCCCAACGGTTTTGACGTCGTCGAGTACACTTTGCGCCTGCTGACCGACGGTCTTAACTTCGTCCAGCGCACTTTGCACCTGCTGACCGGCGGCCTTCACCTCATCGGCGAGTGCCTGCATATCATTACGCACATCGAGTTGATTGCGGGTACGCACCAGCTCATCGCGCAACTGGGCAATCTCGCGTTCAAACTCGCTGCGCATTTCATTGATCATCTGCAATTCGGGTGACTGTTGCTGCCAGGCAAGAAACTTTGCCACCTGCTTGCCGGCAAAGCGCCCTAACTCCGGCAGGCGTTCTGGCCCGAAGAGCACCAGAGCAAGGCCGGCGATCAGGATGAACTCAAAGAGATGAACGTTAAATATCTCCATACGACCCCGTGCTATGTCGGTGCCGATCCGTCTAGTCATATCTTACCACAGGAAGCGGAGCTGTGGATTGTGGAAGGGACGGGATCACCCCCACATCGAGATAGTGATCGCTGAAGGTGCTGTTTTGCTCCGGGAGCTGTGGATTGTAAGGGGGACGGGATCACCCCCACCCTAACCCGCTCCCGCCCCGGCAGGAGCAGGTTCTCAGCTCCTCCCCCCAGCGGGGGGAGGTTGGGAGGGGGGAACGGGATTGCGGTGAACGGGAGTCATTGTGGAGTACGCCCGTTGTCCCTCCCCCGCTCCTCTCCCGCAGTGGGAGAGGAGCGGGGGCCAGGGGGGTGAGGTGAGGGGGCAGGAACTACCGATACAGGACAGGTTCCGCTTTTGCGCACAGGGATAGGGTTGCGATAGCCCGCTGGATGCAGGCACAGTATGCCGGTACAGGTTGGGAGCGCGCCGGAGGTGCGCGCTCCCAGGGGCAACCGGGGCTTCCCGCTGCGCAGGAGAGGAGTCGCGGGTGAGGGCCGATCAAAAACGAACGTAGCACAGGCGTTTGGCCTGTGCTACGGTTGCAGGTACGGTGATACCGCTACTCGTTGCTCTGGTGGGTTTCGAGATAATTCAGCGCGTCAGCGACGGTCTGAATCTTCTCGGCTTCTTCATCCGAAATCTCAACGCCGAACTCTTCTTCAATTGACATAATCAATTCAACCAGATCGAGTGAGTCGGCGTTCAGGTCTTTGGTGAACGATGCCGAAGGTACAACCTGCTCTGGCTCGACACCGAGCTGATCGACAATAATCTTGCGCAGGCGCTCTTCCATCTCAGGCGAAGCCATACGAGTTACATTCCTTCCTTTCAAAGACGGCTATTCCTCAACAGTATCATCGCGGTCGGCCAGGTAGCGCGTTACCACCGTACCGAGCACGCCATTGACAAACCGGCTCGAATTGTCGCTGCCGAACTGTTTCGCCAGTTCGACCGCCTCGTTGATCACAGCTTTTATCGGTGTGCGCTCGACATCATCAATCAGTAACTCGAAGAGGGCAATCCGTAGCACCGCTTTATCAACTCCCGGCATCTGAGCTACCGGCCAGTTTGGTGCTGCCTCCTCGATGATCCGATCCAGATACGAGCGATGCTCCCATGCGCCAAACACAAGTCGCCGGAGAAACTCAGCACTCTCCTGCGACATTGGTTCATCAGTGAGCCGGCGCTCGAGCACTTGATCAATCGCATGATCGGTTTCATCAACTTCAAAGAGGATCTGCAATGCTGCGATCCGTACCCGATGCCGCTGACTTGCCAATCTTGCCCTCCCCATACGCATCCCGTCACCGTTTTATACCGGATTGAGTGTTTCTTTCCATTGGCGCAGTAATTCAGCCACGTAACCGGTATGAATGCGACCTGCCCGGAATTCCGGATCGTCGATCAGCGCCAACTGGAACGGGATGGTTGTTTTAATACCAGTAATCACGCATTCGTTGAGCGCTCGCCGCATCCGGTTGAGCGCTTCGTCGCGTGTGTCGCCAAAGGTAATAATTTTCGCCAACAATGAGTCGTAGGTTCCGGGTGGTGTGTACCCGGAATAGAGGTGGGAGTCGACTCGAACTCCAGGGCCGCCGGGCGGCAAATAGAACTCAACTTCACCACTTGCCGGTAAAAAGTCACGCTCCGGGTCTTCGGCATTGATCCGGCACTCGATTGCGTGCCGGGTTATTTTAATGTCTTCCTGGCGCAGCGTCAAGCGCTCGCCGCTGGCGATGAGTAGCTGCCAGCGCACGAGGTCGATTCCGGTCACCTGTTCGGTGACGGGATGCTCAACCTGGATGCGGGTGTTCATTTCGATGAAGTAGTAGTTGCCGTCCTGATCGAGCAGGAATTCGAGCGTGCCGGCATTCACATAGCCAATCGATTTGATCCCACGCACAGCATCGGCCCCCATCCGCTCGCGCAATTCGGGGGTGACTGCCGGTGATGGCGCCTCTTCAACGATTTTCTGGTGACGACGTTGCGCCGAGCAGTCGCGTTCGCCGAGGTGGATGGCATGACCGTACTGGTCGGCCAGGACCTGGATTTCGACGTGGCGCACGCGGGTGAGGTATTTTTCCAGTAGAAGCGCACCGTTCCCGAACGCTGCCTCGGCTTCGGCACGCGCAGTGGGGAAGGCGCGCTGGAGATCGGCTTCGTCGTAAGCGACGCGCATGCCGCGACCACCACCACCGCCAGAGGGCTTGAGCAGTACCGGATACCCGATCTGGCGGGCGACATCGATGGCCTCTTCGAGCGAGCGAACTTCGCCATCAGAGCCGGGGACGGTTGGGACGCCGGCTTTGCGCATCGTCTCACGTCCAATCGCCTTATCACCCATCAGCCGGATCGGTTCAGGCGGCGGACCGATGAAGGTCAGTTTGCAGTCGGCGCACATTTCGGCAAAGTAGGGGTTTTCTGAGAGAAAACCGTAGCCGGGATGGATCGCATCACATCCCGATACGAGGGCAGCGCTGATGAGAGCCGGAGCGTTGAGGTACGACTTTGCTGCCGGTGGTGGGCCGATACATACCGCTTCATCGGCCAGACGAACGGCCAGTGAGTCGCGGTCGGCAGTGCTGTAGGCGACTACCGTGCGAATGCCCAACTCCTGACAGGCCCGAATGATACGTACAGCAATTTCACCGCGGTTGGCTACTAATACTTTGCGAATCATCAGGACATCACCATTCCACCGTCGATAGTCAGCGTTTGACCGCTGATATATGCGCCGGCATCAGAGGCCAGGAAACAGACAAGTCCCGCAACTTCAGCCGGCTGGCCAAACCGACCGAGCGGGATAGTTGCCAGAATCGCCTTGCGCGCCTCTTCGTTGAGCGCCTCGGTCATCTCGGTTTCGATGAAGCCCGGCGCAATGGCATTCACGGTAATCCCCCGACTCGCCATTTCGCGGGCTGTCGATTTGGTGAAGCCGAGAATACCGGCTTTTGCCGCAGCGTAATTAGCCTGACCAACGTTACCGGTCAAGCCAACCACCGATGTAATGTTGATGATCCGACCAAACCGCTGTTTGGTCATCGGGCGGAGAACGGCGCGGGTGCAGAGAAAGACCCCGCGCAGATTGGTGGCGATCACCTCATCGAAGTCGCTTTCCTTCATGCGGAGAAGTAACGTGTCGCGGGTGATGCCGGCATTGTTGACCAGAATGTCGATCCGACCAAACCGTTCAAGGGTGGTCTTGACCATCTGCTCTACATCTGCCGGTTGACTGACATCACCCTGCACGGCGATGGCGGTGCCGCCGGCAGCAGTGATGGCGGCCACCGTCGCTTCGGCAGCCGCTGCGTTCCCGCGATAATTGACGACTACGGCGGCGCCGCTGCCGGCCAACCGCTCGGCAGTCGCCCGGCCAATCCCACGACTGCCACCGGTGACAATTGCGACTCGCCCACTCAAATCAAGCAGCATGTGTGCTACCCCTCTGCCATCGCAAACAACGTCTTCCCATCGATAATCAGCACATTGCGCCGGCCACTCGCCGCCTTGATCGTATCAGGCGTGAATTCGGTTGACGTAATCACTAATCCTTTCGGAATACCGGCCCGTTTCATATCCTGCAACAGGCTTTCAAGTGTGCCTGGACGCACCTTGTCGGCGACCGATAAGCGCAGCAGGTAGGTTAC
This genomic window from Chloroflexus aurantiacus J-10-fl contains:
- the accC gene encoding acetyl-CoA carboxylase biotin carboxylase subunit, with the translated sequence MIRKVLVANRGEIAVRIIRACQELGIRTVVAYSTADRDSLAVRLADEAVCIGPPPAAKSYLNAPALISAALVSGCDAIHPGYGFLSENPYFAEMCADCKLTFIGPPPEPIRLMGDKAIGRETMRKAGVPTVPGSDGEVRSLEEAIDVARQIGYPVLLKPSGGGGGRGMRVAYDEADLQRAFPTARAEAEAAFGNGALLLEKYLTRVRHVEIQVLADQYGHAIHLGERDCSAQRRHQKIVEEAPSPAVTPELRERMGADAVRGIKSIGYVNAGTLEFLLDQDGNYYFIEMNTRIQVEHPVTEQVTGIDLVRWQLLIASGERLTLRQEDIKITRHAIECRINAEDPERDFLPASGEVEFYLPPGGPGVRVDSHLYSGYTPPGTYDSLLAKIITFGDTRDEALNRMRRALNECVITGIKTTIPFQLALIDDPEFRAGRIHTGYVAELLRQWKETLNPV
- a CDS encoding tetratricopeptide repeat protein; its protein translation is MSDLQPKIALVIGVNGGPETGLAPLRYAEETARQVADMLASSVCNFTLHGGGPLLGEAATTDAVRRAIFDARRAAGQHGTLLIYFIGHGRYVTDHHGHSDVYLVTSNFRTDDARDDPHAHLSMEWLQEKVLRHHTPDRLLIVLDCCYAGAVGDAAPDPVVANLRRRLAQALDIQAPDTNRGVVSSMRKTLAAVSPWQKAYERDGATCYSAALLHGLRGAAVLEDGRVTWQSLHALLQRELADYQPGEYGFDRSEGVVLAYYPDRARVRTPNHQPFVIPHVPLPDADFVGREEELQRLAAMLIGADAGDVALLPAITGIGGIGKTRLAIEFVHRYRHHFPDGIFWLTMERPDTIEAQIAACGGTRGLQLFDDDQSELSSRQSTDFDGGTRNTERLSLHQRAELVRTIWEQPGCRLIIFDNLEDPALLHQWRPRGGGSRLLITTRRQTWATTSGVRTFSLNTLSDAASQALLLRPRAADRGCTIDQLLADPAEAKAAQAIIQELGGLPLALTLAGGYLAKSSVTLTRYRELLRSESIRHQSLNQELSEGLPQAERASIVAAFALSYQRLGDDPIDSLARTIWLAAAQLAPEPILEEVLMRAAAIDPADEDRCEQGTQALQRLRELGLIERSADGYRLHRLLGAYARSVSPDCAADWRRAAQGLAQTIQRLDDEWELSAPPFRDHIRRLLDAQMAGRDADSAALFHAAGLVMYADDNYPTARCYYEEALAIKDDVLGRRHRETAVTLHELGKVAQAAGDYPTARRYYEEALAIKDDVLGRRHRETAVTLHELGKVAQAAGDYPTARRYYEEALAIKDDVLGRRHRSTAVTLHALGNLAQEEGDYPTARRYFLEDLEITEAVLGRRHRSTAVTLHALGKVAQAAGDYPTARCYYEEALAIKDDVLGRRHRETAVTLHALGKVAQAAGDYPTARRYYEEALAIKDDVLGRRHRETAVTLHALGKVAQAAGDYPTARRYYEEALAIKDDVLGRRHRETAVTLHALGKVAQAAGDYPTARRYYEEALAIKDDVLGRRHRETAVTLHALGKVAQAAGDYPTARRYYEEALAIKDDVLGRRHRETAVTLHALGKVAQAAGDYPTARRYYEEALAIKDDVLGRRHRSTAVTLHELGKVAQAAGDYPTARRYFLEDLEITEAVLGRRHRETAVTLHALGKVAQAAGDYPTARRYFLEDLEITEAVLGRRHRETAVTLHELGKVAQAAGDYPTARRYFLEDLEITEAVLGRRHRETAVTLHELGKVAQAAGDYPTARRYFLEDLEITEAVLGRRHRETAVTLHELGKVAQAAGDYPTARRYFLEDLEITEAVLGRRHRETAVTLHALGNLAQEEGDYPTARRYYEEALAIFEAVLGRRHRETAVTLHALGNLAQEEGDYPTARRYYEEALAIFEAVLGRRHRETAVTLHELGKVAQAAGDYPTARRYYEEALAIKDDVLGRRHRETAVTLHALGNLAQEEGDYPTARRYYEEALAIFEAVLGRRHRETFITRFARGWLVWQAIWETAACAVLTWFVLPDQIALIGAGLVLVLGAVGYFRWRQATGVVRVLWRVQVGWLVTLLLLNLLDPAPVDLSPVMVYALAAGGAALGLLWPRIMALPALRTARLRGRRWLYRGLQRLRALRRR
- a CDS encoding acyl carrier protein, which codes for MASPEMEERLRKIIVDQLGVEPEQVVPSASFTKDLNADSLDLVELIMSIEEEFGVEISDEEAEKIQTVADALNYLETHQSNE
- the fabG gene encoding 3-oxoacyl-[acyl-carrier-protein] reductase, which encodes MLLDLSGRVAIVTGGSRGIGRATAERLAGSGAAVVVNYRGNAAAAEATVAAITAAGGTAIAVQGDVSQPADVEQMVKTTLERFGRIDILVNNAGITRDTLLLRMKESDFDEVIATNLRGVFLCTRAVLRPMTKQRFGRIINITSVVGLTGNVGQANYAAAKAGILGFTKSTAREMASRGITVNAIAPGFIETEMTEALNEEARKAILATIPLGRFGQPAEVAGLVCFLASDAGAYISGQTLTIDGGMVMS
- the tatC gene encoding twin-arginine translocase subunit TatC, whose protein sequence is MTTRPARANRADDASMTLVEHLIELRSRLIKSGIAVLIGMVLGFVAVWPQGPIKLIDILILTFAPINDRFAPIQSVGTTEQFTSYMKVALLVGVILAMPVIVYQILAFIIPGLTDSERRLIYRALPFVTLFFLAGIAFGWFVTTPVALQFLIGFSDSPLIQTQPTLSDFLETVSMLLLINGIVFELPIIIYVLAYLNVTTARQLAGYRRYALVIVIIIAAFITPTGDPVNLMLLALPMYLLYEVGIILARFVPNAKPKTAA
- the nusB gene encoding transcription antitermination factor NusB gives rise to the protein MGRARLASQRHRVRIAALQILFEVDETDHAIDQVLERRLTDEPMSQESAEFLRRLVFGAWEHRSYLDRIIEEAAPNWPVAQMPGVDKAVLRIALFELLIDDVERTPIKAVINEAVELAKQFGSDNSSRFVNGVLGTVVTRYLADRDDTVEE
- a CDS encoding twin-arginine translocase TatA/TatE family subunit, with translation MEIFNVHLFEFILIAGLALVLFGPERLPELGRFAGKQVAKFLAWQQQSPELQMINEMRSEFEREIAQLRDELVRTRNQLDVRNDMQALADEVKAAGQQVQSALDEVKTVGQQAQSVLDDVKTVGQQAQSVLDDAATTARPVIRPPAQPIVPAATPMAASPSASAVVQTITEEDRALLAEPAPAPAEAGTTSATPSPAPQEQPVLSTTADHAPAQEVPFLDPNGTAPVSVSADELHNLLNRLNSLAAELQAIVFQLQARGLLDEHWQPQIPASPATEETVTS